A genomic stretch from Flavobacterium humidisoli includes:
- a CDS encoding aldo/keto reductase: MVNLKNLSKIGIGTYRMSIQDLEHRNSLNYAIEKGINLIDTASNYQNGDSEKLIGNFIKDSQRKNVFVVTKAGYIQGDDIEKIKGLNIKKLIKITNHFFYSLDKKFIKFKFYESLKNLNTDYIDCFLIHNPEHYFAIENNYQKDINNDILEIFEFLESLVTEGKLRYYGISSNNIATINSKGIDIYKILESKNNYPSFKILQFPYNLVEREASNILINKNSLISLSKEKNIITMSNRPLNSSLDGKVLRLVYNKSDLSLIEHEKEEELFNSFLIKITEKLKILGENSPLDVFLPIKFFIDNRKIIANSEAIDKAINNYLIPFLSQIELNNYETINMLRELRNYWVLFSKEFNNKRLESLQQELVHKGILDSNDKREFPVLACNFYLKNGIDHVLMGLRNKKYIDEITEILQ, encoded by the coding sequence ATGGTTAACTTAAAAAATTTATCAAAAATTGGAATTGGCACCTATAGAATGTCTATTCAAGATTTAGAGCATAGAAATTCATTAAATTATGCAATAGAAAAAGGTATAAATTTAATTGACACAGCTTCTAACTATCAAAATGGAGATTCTGAAAAATTAATAGGAAACTTCATTAAAGATTCTCAAAGAAAAAATGTCTTTGTTGTAACTAAAGCTGGGTATATACAAGGTGATGATATAGAAAAAATAAAGGGTCTAAATATTAAAAAACTAATAAAAATTACTAATCATTTTTTTTATTCACTTGATAAAAAATTCATCAAATTTAAATTTTACGAATCATTAAAAAATTTGAACACAGATTATATTGATTGTTTTTTAATACATAATCCAGAACATTATTTTGCTATCGAAAATAATTACCAGAAAGACATTAATAATGACATACTTGAAATTTTTGAATTTTTAGAAAGTTTGGTGACAGAAGGTAAATTAAGATATTATGGAATTAGCTCCAATAACATAGCTACTATTAATTCTAAAGGAATTGATATTTATAAAATACTTGAATCAAAAAATAATTATCCTTCTTTTAAAATTTTACAATTTCCGTATAACCTTGTAGAAAGAGAGGCTTCAAACATTTTAATAAATAAAAATTCATTAATAAGCTTATCCAAAGAAAAAAACATTATTACAATGTCTAACAGACCTCTTAATTCAAGCCTAGATGGAAAAGTATTAAGGCTTGTATATAATAAATCTGATTTAAGTTTAATTGAACATGAAAAGGAAGAAGAACTTTTCAATTCTTTCTTAATAAAAATTACAGAAAAACTAAAAATTTTAGGAGAAAATTCTCCATTGGATGTATTTTTACCGATAAAATTTTTTATTGACAATAGAAAAATTATTGCAAATTCTGAAGCAATTGATAAAGCCATAAATAACTATCTAATACCGTTTCTTTCTCAGATTGAATTAAACAATTATGAAACAATAAATATGTTACGAGAATTGCGCAATTATTGGGTACTTTTTTCCAAAGAATTTAACAATAAAAGGCTTGAAAGTTTACAGCAAGAATTAGTTCACAAAGGAATTTTAGATTCCAATGATAAAAGAGAGTTTCCAGTTTTAGCGTGCAATTTTTATCTTAAAAACGGAATTGATCATGTCTTAATGGGGCTACGGAATAAAAAATACATCGATGAGATTACAGAAATTTTACAATAG
- a CDS encoding peptidase domain-containing ABC transporter codes for MFLIKERKFPFYRQYDRTDCGPTCLRILAKFYGKIYSSDYLRDICGITTEGVSVLGITDAAEILGFKTLVATVNFDTLEKQAPLPCIVHWRQRHFVIVYKIKNNKVYVSDPDHGLLIYDKEKFIEGWQNTRYLNNSDEGLIILLETTPAFYEGKEDVKKKEGFKSLIPYIKPYRKYIIQLFIGLFIGSIIQIIFPFLTQAIIDKGVNYKNINFVVLVLIAQLTLFLSQSVISIIRSWLLLYIGARINLTIASEFIIKLMKLPVSFFDSKITGDILQRVQDSERLERFLTTSPNTFFSMLNMIIFMIILLGYNVTIFLVFLTGAILYVAWINFFMRKRAELDYRRFDESAGNSSSLIQIVNGIREIKINGSEKKRRWGWEEMRIKLYKISIESLKLSQIQSIGANSINEVKNIFISFVAAYSVIKGDMTLGMMVAVQYIIGQLNAPLMTLFQFFIDAQDAKISLQRMNEINDIKDEYSDSEFHNEVPMNHDIYLKNIYFQYGGKKSKMILENINLHIPQGKTTAIVGESGSGKTTLLKVLLKLYPPTEGDITVGRINLKNIDTKKWRSSCGVVMQDGYIFTDTIARNITESNAEGVINKNDLMNSVKMANLEEMIESLPSGYNTRIGPSGTSGVNLSGGQMQRMLIARAVYKNPNFLFFDEATSALDANNEKIIMNNLNTFFEGKTALVIAHRLSTVKNADNIIVMEKGRIIEEGNHQELVEKQGAYFRLVKNQLELSN; via the coding sequence ATGTTTCTAATTAAAGAACGAAAATTCCCTTTTTATCGGCAATATGACAGAACCGATTGTGGTCCAACTTGTTTACGAATTCTGGCTAAATTTTATGGTAAGATTTATTCGTCTGATTATCTGAGAGATATATGCGGAATTACAACTGAAGGAGTGTCGGTGTTGGGAATAACAGATGCTGCTGAAATTCTTGGATTTAAAACTTTAGTTGCCACAGTTAATTTTGACACGCTTGAAAAGCAAGCACCTTTACCATGCATTGTACATTGGAGGCAGAGACATTTTGTTATAGTATATAAAATTAAGAATAACAAGGTATATGTATCCGATCCTGACCACGGCTTATTAATTTATGATAAAGAGAAATTTATAGAGGGTTGGCAAAATACTAGATATCTAAATAATTCAGACGAAGGTTTAATAATTTTGTTAGAAACTACTCCTGCGTTTTATGAGGGAAAAGAAGATGTAAAGAAAAAAGAAGGTTTCAAATCACTGATACCTTACATCAAACCTTACAGGAAATATATTATTCAACTTTTTATAGGTTTGTTTATAGGCAGTATAATTCAAATAATATTTCCATTTCTTACCCAAGCAATAATTGATAAAGGAGTAAATTACAAAAATATCAATTTTGTTGTTTTAGTCTTAATTGCGCAATTAACACTTTTTCTCTCACAGTCCGTAATTAGCATTATAAGAAGTTGGCTTTTATTATACATCGGTGCAAGGATAAATTTAACAATAGCTTCTGAATTCATTATTAAATTAATGAAACTTCCCGTATCATTTTTTGATTCTAAAATTACAGGAGATATACTTCAAAGGGTTCAGGACTCTGAAAGATTGGAAAGATTTCTTACAACTTCCCCAAATACCTTTTTCTCGATGCTCAACATGATTATTTTCATGATTATTTTGTTAGGATATAATGTTACAATTTTTTTGGTTTTTTTAACTGGAGCAATTTTATACGTAGCCTGGATTAATTTTTTCATGAGGAAAAGAGCTGAACTTGATTATAGGAGGTTCGATGAATCCGCTGGAAATTCTAGCAGTTTGATTCAAATAGTAAATGGAATAAGGGAAATTAAAATTAATGGGTCAGAGAAGAAAAGAAGATGGGGTTGGGAAGAAATGAGAATTAAACTCTATAAAATATCTATTGAGTCTTTAAAATTATCTCAAATTCAATCGATTGGTGCAAATTCAATAAACGAAGTGAAAAATATATTTATTTCTTTTGTTGCAGCTTATTCTGTTATAAAAGGTGATATGACTTTGGGAATGATGGTCGCAGTTCAATATATAATAGGACAGCTTAATGCTCCCTTAATGACTTTATTTCAATTTTTCATTGATGCTCAAGATGCTAAAATAAGTCTTCAGAGGATGAACGAAATAAATGATATAAAAGATGAATATTCAGATTCAGAATTCCATAATGAGGTGCCTATGAATCATGATATCTACTTAAAAAATATATATTTTCAATACGGCGGGAAAAAATCAAAAATGATCTTGGAAAATATCAATTTGCATATTCCTCAAGGTAAAACAACAGCTATAGTTGGAGAAAGTGGTAGCGGAAAGACCACTTTGTTAAAAGTATTGTTGAAATTGTATCCTCCAACGGAAGGAGATATAACTGTAGGTAGAATAAATCTTAAAAATATAGATACAAAGAAATGGAGAAGCTCATGTGGTGTAGTGATGCAGGATGGTTATATTTTTACAGATACGATAGCAAGAAACATTACAGAATCTAATGCTGAAGGGGTGATTAACAAAAATGATTTAATGAATTCTGTCAAAATGGCAAACCTCGAAGAAATGATAGAGTCTTTACCTTCTGGTTATAATACAAGAATAGGGCCTTCTGGAACAAGTGGTGTAAATTTGAGTGGTGGTCAAATGCAAAGAATGTTAATTGCTAGAGCAGTTTACAAAAATCCCAATTTTCTATTTTTTGACGAGGCAACAAGTGCTTTAGATGCAAATAATGAAAAAATAATAATGAATAATCTTAATACTTTTTTTGAAGGTAAAACTGCGCTGGTAATTGCTCATAGATTAAGCACTGTTAAAAATGCGGATAATATAATAGTCATGGAGAAAGGTAGGATAATAGAAGAAGGGAACCACCAAGAATTGGTTGAGAAACAGGGAGCCTATTTTAGACTGGTAAAAAATCAATTAGAGTTATCAAATTAA
- the dcm gene encoding DNA (cytosine-5-)-methyltransferase: MKKPYTVGSLYAGVGGICLGFENAGFKLEWANEFDKKACVTYRNNFEHTLIEGDVMQLDVKDLNKIDILTAGFPCQPFSLAGHRKGFKDSRGNHFFKILDFIDEMRPKVVFLENVKNLKGHDKGNTMKVIQREIKKRDYTFDSAILNTKDFGNIPHNRERIFMVAFDKKFVKKGFRFNFPEKEELTKKLTDLITKEKVDKKFYYTEDKYMYNMLKETVVREDRIYQFRRQYVRENKKEVCPTLTANMGTGGHNVPIITTEFGFRKLTPRKCFRFQGFPDHYKLPKISNSSLYKQAGNSVSMPVIERLASEIFKCIEKAEARQLKAEKV, encoded by the coding sequence TGAAAAAACCATATACAGTCGGAAGTTTATACGCAGGTGTTGGCGGTATTTGTTTAGGTTTTGAAAATGCAGGTTTTAAATTAGAGTGGGCAAATGAATTTGACAAAAAAGCCTGTGTTACATACAGAAACAATTTTGAGCACACTCTAATAGAAGGAGATGTAATGCAGCTAGACGTAAAAGATCTCAATAAAATTGACATTCTTACAGCTGGATTTCCATGCCAACCTTTTTCTCTAGCTGGCCACAGAAAAGGTTTTAAAGACAGCAGAGGAAATCATTTTTTTAAAATATTAGATTTTATTGACGAAATGCGTCCCAAAGTAGTGTTTCTTGAGAATGTCAAAAACCTAAAAGGACATGACAAAGGAAACACAATGAAAGTAATTCAGCGCGAAATCAAAAAACGGGACTACACTTTTGACAGCGCTATTTTGAACACTAAAGATTTTGGAAATATTCCGCATAATCGAGAGCGAATTTTCATGGTTGCTTTTGACAAAAAATTCGTAAAAAAAGGCTTTAGATTTAATTTTCCAGAGAAAGAAGAATTAACCAAGAAGCTAACCGACTTAATTACAAAAGAAAAAGTCGATAAAAAATTCTATTACACCGAAGACAAATACATGTACAATATGTTAAAGGAAACAGTTGTGAGAGAAGATAGAATTTATCAATTCAGGAGGCAGTATGTGCGAGAAAACAAAAAAGAAGTTTGCCCCACTTTAACTGCAAATATGGGAACTGGCGGCCACAATGTTCCAATCATTACAACTGAATTTGGCTTTAGAAAATTAACTCCAAGAAAATGTTTTCGTTTTCAAGGATTTCCAGATCATTATAAATTACCCAAAATTTCAAATTCCAGCCTTTACAAACAAGCCGGAAATTCAGTAAGTATGCCTGTTATAGAAAGACTTGCTTCTGAAATATTCAAATGCATTGAGAAAGCAGAAGCTAGACAGCTAAAAGCTGAAAAAGTTTAA
- a CDS encoding tetratricopeptide repeat protein, giving the protein MRILKVILILFPTIIFCQPNCNAFKDSICKKACEIAVNAEQYQGHKFSQMDFDEAIEMCPNLDYAYREKSVPYLKRGDFITWKKIIDKAVDVNPSDNLGYRGWCKYQFLRDYQGALTDLEALEKINKDNIGYSQNGDYHLKIVIALCYKSLGKKEKAINLIKEQLSVKDYTPQNYDYLHLGILYYETGNIKEAIKSLKKEITLNDYLAETYYYLALAYKKEKKTSLSKENLLKAKDFYNKGFSMKDNYTNPLDKIYLKQIENLLK; this is encoded by the coding sequence ATGAGAATCTTAAAAGTAATTTTAATACTATTTCCGACCATAATTTTTTGCCAGCCAAATTGCAATGCATTTAAAGATTCCATTTGTAAAAAAGCGTGCGAAATTGCAGTAAATGCCGAACAGTATCAAGGCCATAAATTCTCTCAGATGGATTTTGATGAAGCAATTGAAATGTGTCCAAACCTTGATTATGCTTATAGAGAAAAGTCTGTTCCTTATTTAAAAAGGGGAGATTTTATTACGTGGAAAAAAATAATTGATAAAGCTGTTGATGTTAATCCTAGTGATAATTTAGGTTATAGAGGCTGGTGTAAGTATCAGTTTCTGCGAGATTACCAAGGAGCGTTGACAGACCTAGAAGCTCTTGAGAAAATTAACAAAGACAATATTGGATATTCACAGAACGGGGATTATCATTTGAAAATAGTTATTGCACTATGCTATAAATCACTTGGAAAAAAAGAGAAAGCGATTAATTTAATTAAAGAACAGTTGTCTGTTAAAGATTACACACCTCAAAATTATGATTATCTGCATTTAGGAATTCTGTATTATGAAACTGGTAATATTAAAGAAGCTATTAAAAGTTTAAAAAAAGAAATTACATTAAATGATTATTTAGCTGAGACATACTATTATTTAGCACTAGCCTACAAAAAAGAAAAAAAAACAAGCTTAAGTAAAGAGAATCTTCTAAAGGCTAAAGATTTTTACAACAAAGGGTTTAGTATGAAAGATAATTATACCAATCCGCTTGATAAAATATACCTTAAACAAATAGAAAATTTATTAAAATGA
- a CDS encoding helix-turn-helix domain-containing protein gives MEQKIHQGRNVKRFREMLGIKQEALAFDLGDDWNQKKISMLEQKDVIEDNLLKQISNALRIPVEAFQNFDEEKAVNIISNTFNDQSNGYNYYPTFNVNPVEKWIEALEEIKRLNLELLKSKDEQIKLLEKLIK, from the coding sequence ATGGAACAAAAAATACATCAGGGAAGAAATGTAAAACGTTTTAGAGAAATGCTTGGTATTAAACAAGAAGCATTGGCTTTTGATCTGGGAGATGACTGGAACCAAAAGAAAATTTCTATGCTGGAGCAAAAAGATGTAATTGAAGATAATTTGCTGAAGCAAATCTCAAATGCATTAAGGATTCCTGTTGAAGCTTTTCAGAATTTTGATGAAGAAAAAGCGGTAAATATTATTTCTAATACTTTTAACGATCAATCTAATGGATATAATTATTATCCAACTTTTAATGTAAATCCTGTCGAAAAATGGATAGAAGCTTTAGAAGAAATAAAACGTCTTAATCTGGAGCTTCTAAAATCTAAAGACGAACAAATTAAGCTTTTGGAAAAGCTAATCAAATAA
- a CDS encoding tyrosine-type recombinase/integrase produces MVSYKFTLKATPNAKGEYFINLVLIKDRINTSLSIRKKCKYEDWSFETERLKKSHKEYKQINDLIEKYSGRINTIIYEFEADETPFTLQDIITKFKKDSGKQKSLSYTTFHESLIEEIKNAGKLSTSNIEKETLKSIQRFFGKTEITFRDLSVDAIYKYQSFLNGNNNSQSTIGIRIRTLRAVFNKAIKREIIPATMYPFNKFKVSKIKEGGKKEYLTEEELESLKNVKLLEKKDIIARDMFLLSFYGRGINFIDLIQLKKTDLYKETITYKRSKTGVIVNFKINEYWKRKIEEYTSPGDSLYLFNIIHNNQNSEIYINNRKEKYLKIYINTPLKRIITDLRIQKKITYYCARHSFATILKFNNISIDIIKEALGHKDIKSTMSYLNTLPSNTLDKMIDDIIF; encoded by the coding sequence ATGGTATCATACAAATTTACATTAAAAGCAACACCAAATGCAAAAGGCGAGTACTTTATTAATCTTGTATTAATTAAGGACAGGATAAATACAAGTTTATCGATCAGGAAGAAATGCAAATATGAAGATTGGTCATTTGAAACAGAACGTCTCAAAAAATCACACAAAGAATACAAGCAAATTAATGACCTGATTGAAAAATATTCGGGTCGGATTAATACTATTATTTATGAATTTGAAGCTGATGAAACACCATTCACCTTGCAAGATATTATAACCAAATTCAAAAAAGATTCTGGAAAACAGAAATCATTAAGCTATACTACTTTTCACGAAAGTTTAATCGAAGAAATTAAAAATGCAGGAAAATTATCAACCTCAAATATTGAAAAGGAAACCCTAAAATCGATTCAACGTTTTTTTGGAAAAACCGAAATCACTTTTAGAGATTTATCCGTTGATGCGATTTATAAATATCAATCTTTTTTAAATGGCAATAATAATAGCCAAAGTACCATTGGCATAAGAATCCGCACTTTAAGGGCTGTTTTTAATAAGGCTATTAAACGTGAAATTATTCCTGCAACAATGTATCCGTTTAATAAATTTAAAGTGTCAAAAATTAAGGAAGGTGGTAAGAAGGAATATTTAACTGAAGAAGAACTTGAGTCATTGAAAAATGTAAAACTGTTAGAAAAAAAAGACATCATAGCTCGAGATATGTTTTTACTAAGTTTTTATGGTAGAGGAATCAATTTCATTGACCTAATACAATTAAAAAAAACAGATCTATATAAAGAAACAATTACATATAAAAGGAGTAAAACTGGGGTAATTGTAAATTTTAAAATAAACGAATATTGGAAGCGTAAAATCGAGGAGTATACTTCGCCAGGAGACTCACTTTATCTGTTCAATATTATTCATAATAATCAAAACTCCGAAATTTATATAAATAATAGGAAAGAAAAATATTTAAAAATATACATAAATACACCTCTTAAAAGAATTATTACTGATTTACGTATTCAAAAGAAAATCACGTATTACTGTGCAAGGCATTCTTTTGCAACTATCTTAAAATTCAACAATATCTCAATAGATATTATCAAGGAAGCCTTAGGTCACAAAGATATTAAATCTACGATGTCCTATTTAAATACACTTCCAAGCAATACTTTAGACAAAATGATTGATGACATTATTTTTTAA
- a CDS encoding DUF6734 family protein produces the protein MNNYKIVQSFWTKPFLHSIEKKKAKGGSWLNNEMFLISNCLSVLKLKEFYSNVELVTDDLGAKILIDDLELPYDKVNTSLNEINNYRPELWAVGKIKAYEIQDEPFLHIDNDIFIWKEFEKDLLSKSLICQNFENNVEYYALVTEEIEKNNFTLPLEMKKYVKSKATLNNFEGINAGIIGGCDIDFFKMYTKKAFEIIDKNYDKLDLLPHLTPFNVFFEQALFYSLSIEKNMPIEPYMSMPISKSFAELVKIHDVPRTSYIHPVSTWKKSLNMNEFIYMTFKENYPEYYEKVKRTLRDNHYELF, from the coding sequence ATGAATAATTATAAAATAGTACAAAGCTTTTGGACTAAGCCTTTCTTGCACTCAATAGAAAAAAAGAAAGCAAAAGGCGGATCTTGGCTAAATAATGAAATGTTTTTAATTTCAAATTGCTTAAGTGTCTTGAAACTTAAAGAGTTTTATTCAAATGTTGAACTTGTAACAGATGATCTGGGCGCTAAAATTTTAATTGACGATTTAGAATTACCTTATGATAAAGTTAATACCAGTTTAAACGAGATTAATAATTATAGACCCGAGCTATGGGCAGTCGGTAAGATAAAAGCGTATGAAATTCAAGACGAACCTTTTTTACATATTGACAACGATATTTTTATATGGAAAGAATTTGAAAAAGACTTGCTATCTAAATCTTTAATTTGCCAGAACTTCGAGAATAATGTAGAATATTATGCATTAGTTACTGAGGAGATTGAAAAAAATAATTTCACGTTACCATTAGAGATGAAAAAATATGTAAAATCTAAAGCAACCTTAAATAATTTTGAAGGTATTAATGCTGGAATAATTGGAGGGTGCGACATTGATTTTTTTAAAATGTATACAAAAAAAGCTTTTGAGATTATTGATAAAAATTATGATAAATTAGATTTACTTCCTCACTTAACGCCATTTAATGTTTTTTTTGAGCAAGCGTTATTTTATAGTTTGTCAATAGAAAAAAACATGCCTATCGAGCCGTATATGTCAATGCCTATTAGTAAAAGCTTCGCTGAACTAGTAAAAATACACGATGTTCCAAGAACTAGTTATATACATCCTGTCTCAACATGGAAAAAATCATTAAACATGAACGAGTTTATATATATGACATTTAAAGAAAATTATCCTGAATATTACGAAAAAGTAAAAAGAACACTTAGAGATAACCATTATGAATTATTTTAA
- a CDS encoding methyltransferase domain-containing protein, protein MMNADWNFSGEIVEKFDNHILKSVPMYKEGHDLVCRLSDFFLSNDSVCYEIGCSTGSLTLQLAEHNRKKNIKFIGVEIEQDMVDFANKKVLEYNEIDIICDNILSMNLDKADMIVSYYTIQFIKPRERQLIFDKIYESLNWGGAFVLFEKVRGPDARFQDIFTALYNDYKLEQGFSKEDIFDKTRSLKGVLEPFSTQGNLDLLQRAGFKDVVSIMKYVCFEGFLAIK, encoded by the coding sequence ATGATGAATGCTGATTGGAATTTTTCAGGTGAAATTGTTGAAAAATTCGACAACCATATTTTAAAATCTGTTCCTATGTATAAGGAGGGACATGATTTGGTTTGTCGCCTTTCCGATTTTTTTCTTTCAAATGATTCGGTGTGTTATGAGATAGGGTGCAGTACAGGTTCACTTACATTGCAACTAGCTGAACACAACAGAAAAAAGAATATAAAGTTTATAGGAGTAGAAATCGAACAAGACATGGTTGATTTTGCTAATAAAAAGGTTTTAGAATACAATGAAATCGATATCATATGTGATAATATTCTAAGTATGAATCTTGACAAAGCTGATATGATAGTTTCATACTATACAATTCAATTTATTAAACCTAGAGAGAGGCAACTGATTTTTGATAAAATATATGAGTCACTTAATTGGGGAGGAGCATTTGTTCTATTTGAAAAAGTTCGTGGACCGGATGCTAGGTTTCAAGATATTTTTACAGCTTTATATAATGACTACAAATTAGAACAAGGTTTTTCTAAGGAAGATATTTTTGATAAGACGCGGAGTTTAAAAGGAGTTTTGGAACCTTTTTCTACTCAAGGCAATTTGGATTTACTTCAGAGAGCTGGATTTAAAGATGTTGTCAGCATTATGAAATATGTTTGTTTCGAAGGTTTTTTAGCAATTAAGTAA
- a CDS encoding HlyD family secretion protein, whose protein sequence is MKKKIDLLSEQSEYSKEILEKTPSWIISWGNSVFFIIIFILLLLTWVIKYPDIVVSEVEITSQNPPINIVSRTSGKLKELYFSDGQFIKKGQWIAVIENSANTEDMKEIDSLLNLPFEELIVKIPEKLELGESQLYFNNLIKFISQYKFYKTYNPQLVGISSNKERINKVNNIQSDYNYQKEIAKKEYEFKKGDYLRYSELFEKGVISKSDFEKMQIELLQTENRYKSFSTNISNLESDKSLIKKDNAELILEKENQNIDYVTNISTAVQELKSQILNWKNKYLFEAPADGNINFFEVWKINQFVKNEQVLFTLVQSEKGSYFARGKMATVGSGKVKKGQKVIIKLANYPSEEYGYLQGKINKITTVTNSNYYFINISLDNGLITNQNKKIKPNNLVGQAEIITADLKLIERFVYILTKDLKQ, encoded by the coding sequence ATGAAAAAGAAAATTGATTTATTAAGCGAGCAAAGCGAGTATTCAAAAGAGATATTGGAAAAAACGCCCTCTTGGATCATTTCATGGGGGAATTCCGTTTTTTTTATTATAATATTCATATTACTGTTATTGACATGGGTAATTAAATATCCCGATATTGTTGTTTCTGAAGTAGAAATTACATCGCAAAATCCTCCGATCAATATTGTTAGTAGAACTAGTGGAAAGCTAAAGGAATTATATTTTAGCGATGGTCAGTTTATTAAAAAAGGTCAGTGGATTGCTGTTATAGAAAACTCTGCAAACACAGAGGATATGAAGGAAATTGATTCGCTACTTAATCTTCCATTTGAAGAATTGATAGTGAAAATTCCCGAGAAATTAGAGCTTGGAGAAAGCCAATTATATTTTAATAATTTAATTAAGTTCATAAGTCAATATAAATTTTATAAAACCTATAATCCACAACTAGTCGGTATTAGTTCAAATAAAGAGAGAATTAATAAAGTAAATAACATTCAGTCAGATTATAATTATCAAAAAGAAATAGCTAAAAAAGAATATGAATTTAAAAAAGGGGATTATTTAAGATATTCGGAATTGTTTGAAAAGGGAGTGATTTCTAAAAGTGATTTTGAAAAAATGCAAATTGAGTTACTTCAGACAGAAAACAGGTATAAAAGTTTTAGTACGAATATATCTAATCTTGAAAGCGATAAGAGTTTAATTAAGAAAGATAATGCGGAGTTAATTTTAGAAAAGGAAAATCAAAATATTGATTATGTAACGAATATCAGTACTGCAGTTCAAGAATTAAAATCCCAAATTTTAAATTGGAAAAATAAATATTTATTTGAAGCGCCAGCTGATGGTAACATAAACTTTTTTGAGGTCTGGAAAATTAATCAGTTTGTAAAAAATGAACAAGTCCTCTTTACTTTAGTCCAGTCAGAAAAAGGAAGCTATTTTGCTCGAGGTAAAATGGCTACTGTTGGCTCCGGTAAAGTAAAGAAAGGTCAAAAAGTAATAATCAAATTAGCAAATTATCCATCCGAAGAATATGGTTATTTGCAAGGAAAAATTAATAAAATTACAACTGTAACAAATTCTAATTACTACTTTATAAACATTTCGTTAGACAATGGATTAATAACTAATCAGAATAAAAAAATTAAGCCAAACAATTTAGTAGGTCAAGCAGAAATAATAACAGCGGATTTAAAATTAATTGAGCGATTTGTATACATTTTGACTAAAGATTTAAAACAGTAA
- a CDS encoding very short patch repair endonuclease, with translation MDRLTPEQRRKTMQAIKSTATKGEVRLAKALWKLGHRYRKNNKKVFGRPDLTFAKYKIAIFVDSEFFHGKDWETEQLRIKTNREYWIPKIERNIQRDEEVNAFLISENWTILRFWSKEIEKNLEVCLAKIEGTIMRLSI, from the coding sequence ATGGATAGATTAACTCCCGAACAAAGGAGGAAAACGATGCAGGCGATAAAAAGTACTGCTACAAAAGGCGAAGTAAGGCTTGCAAAAGCATTATGGAAATTGGGTCACAGATACCGAAAAAACAATAAGAAAGTATTTGGAAGGCCAGATCTTACTTTTGCCAAATATAAAATTGCCATTTTTGTTGATAGTGAATTCTTTCATGGAAAAGATTGGGAAACGGAGCAACTAAGAATTAAAACGAATCGAGAATATTGGATTCCGAAAATCGAAAGGAATATACAGCGCGACGAAGAAGTCAATGCTTTTCTTATTTCTGAAAATTGGACGATTTTAAGATTCTGGAGTAAAGAAATTGAGAAGAATCTAGAGGTTTGCTTGGCAAAAATTGAAGGGACAATTATGCGTTTAAGTATTTAA